The genomic region AAAGGCCGATTTGAAATCAGGTAAGTCTAAACTGATTACCATAAACATCGTAATAAACAGCAGGATATAAACAATCATATAGTTGGTGACGCTATTTTCAGTCTTTTTATTTAGAGGCTTCTTATCATATAGAATCGTTACAATACGATTGGGTTGCGCAACACTTTTGATCTCTGCAATAAAAACTTTTATGTAGACTAAAACACGAGATACCTTTAATCCGCCCGCTGTAGAACCTGCGGAGCCACCTACAAACATCAAGAATAGAAGAATAGCTTGCGAAAAGAGAGGCCAACTTCCAAAGTCAACTGTGGAAAACCCAGTCGTTGTCATCACGGAAGAAACCGTAAAGAAGACATCTCGTACTAAGACATTATAAGACGTATAGGTAGGGAACAGGTTAATTGAAATAAGTGTCACTGCCCCTGCTACAATAAAAAGATACCACTTTAATTCTTCACTTCCAAAGACTTGTTTGATTCTGCCTAATAATAATAAATAAATCAGATTAAAATTAATCCCGAATACTAACATTCCAAAACCAACAACCCATTCATAATAAGCACTGCCATATGGTGCAATACTCCCATTACGAACACCAAAACCGCCTGTTCCTGCCACACCAAATCCATGTAAAATTGCTTCAAACGCATCCATTCCACCTAGAAATAACAAAAGAATAATGACAGCGGTCATGACTAAATAAATAATATAGAGGATACGTGCGGATGAAGACAATTTAGAAACCAACTTTCCAAAGGTTGGTCCCGGTGTTTCAGCTTTCATAATGTTGACAGACTGGGAACCCATTTGGGGCAAAACAGCTAGCGCAAAAACAAGAATCCCCATCCCCCCAATGAGATGTGTAAAACTACGCCAAAATAAACTCGAATGCGCCAATGCTTCGACATCGGTCAAAATACTAGAACCGGTCGTTGTAAACCCGCTCGTTGTTTCAAAAAACGCGTCTACTAAACGTGGAATGTCACCATTAATCACAAAGGGTATCCCACCAAATAAGGAAAACAACACCCATGACAAAGCAACAATCACAAAACCTTCTCGTGCTGTCATCCGGTTGTTTTTTGGCTTCTTTAGTGAAAAAACGGTTCCTATAACGGTTAAAATAATACTAACCGATAAAAAACTGAAGGTGTATAGAAAGGCTTCTTTGTAAATTAGACTGACGATAAGCGGAAATAACAACAGTAGTCCTTCTATTTGAAGCAGTCGGGCAACGACATAACGAACCATCGCTTTATTCATATCCTCACCCCTATTTCAAGATATCATCGATGTCATCGAAGTATTTATCTTTGGTTATAATAATTACTTGGTCATCGGCTTTGATAACATCTTGTCCAGATGGAATAATTAACTTCCGATCGCGGACAATATAACCGACTAACAGATTCTTTTTAGTTTTCATGGTTTGCAACGGGATTCCAATGACTCTACTGGTCGCTTTGACTTTAAATTGGATGGCTTCTGCTTGGTTATCCGCTAAACGATAAAGAGCTTCCACATCTGAAACGGCATTGTTCCCAAGGCTGCGTACAAAGTGCAAAATTGTGTTCGCGATGACACGTTTGGGTGTAATAATGGATTCCATACCGAGACCATCAAATATTTTTAAAAGAATCTCGCGGTTTACTTTCGTGATGACTTTATCCACGTCTTGACGTGCTGCGTAAAGAGATGCAATAATATTTTCCTCGTCTACGCCGGTTAATGAGACGAAAGCATTATAATTATTAATACCCTCCTGTTGCAAGACGTCTTGATCCGTTCCATCTCCCAAAATCACTTCAACATCCGGATAGACTGCACTCAGCTCTTCCGCTACCGATCGATTGAGTTCGATGACCTTGATCGACATACGATACTCTTTTAAATAGTCGATTAAATAGTAGGTTAAACGGCCTCCCCCGATAATAAGAGCAGAATGAACTTCTTTAGTTCGAGGAAGAATGGTTCTATAAAATTTACGTATCGTTTGTTTACTGCCTAGGACAAAAACATGGTCGCCTGCGTGAATATGGTCTTTACCGGTTGGAATGAGCGTTTCTTCTTTTCGGCGAATCGCGCACACCAAAATCTCCCCATAACGGGTTCGGAAATCAAAAAGTGATAAGTTATCCAGCGGGCTATCAGGGCGTACTTCAACTTCAATCAGCTCTACTTTGTTTTTTGCAAAGGCTTGGATACTTAAGATTGTTGGAAATTTAATAATACGGGCAATACTACGAGCAGATTCTAATTCGGGGTTGATCATTAAATTGACCCCTAAGCTCTCGCGGAACGGCTCAAAATGATTGGAATATTCTGGATTACGCACACGCGCAATCGTATATTTAGCTCCTAACTTTTTTGCTAAGATACAAGCCATCAGATTCACTTCATCGGCGGGTGTAACGGCAATAAAAATATCACAATTCTTAACGCCGGCTTCTTCTTGGATGCCATAGCTTGCACCATTACCAGCGATACCAGATATATCATTACTGTTGATTAGTTGATCCAGACGTTTTTCATTTTTTTCAATTAAGATAATGTCATTTTCTTCGGTTGCTAATTCGGTACAAAGAACGGAGCCCACTTTCCCTCCGCCGGCAATCACGATTTTCATTCGACTCGTCCTTTCATTTTTAAACATGTTCTTATTATTGCATAACGTGAATATCTTTACACACTTTTCCTATTGTTTCAACCCACCAACCAAAACAAATTAAAAAACTTCCTATCATAGTGATAGGAAGCTCTTTAATATCCTTTTATTTATAATCAAACAGGCGCGCTTTTTTTATGTCAGCAATTGTTTGCGTGCCAGCTAGTTGCATGACACGTTTTAAATCTTTTTCAAAATATTCAAGTACCGAGTAGACACCTTTCCAGCCCCCTAGAGCGAGTCCATATAAAACTGGACGACCGAGAGCGACAATGTCGGCCCCACTTGCGAGTGCTTTAAAGATATGTTCTCCACGACGAATCCCACTGTCAAAGACAATCGGTACACGCCCCGCAACCGCTTCTGAGATACCTTCTAAGGTAGCAAATGATCCAGGAGCACTATCCAATTGACGGCCACCATGATTGGATACCCAAATGCCCGATGCGCCGGCACCAATTGCTAATAAGGCATCTTCCGGTGATTGAATCCCTTTAACAAAGACGGGTAGCCCCGAATATTCAGCAATAAACTTCACATCTCTTGGAGCAATTTTTTGTTTTGATTGCGCATAAATATTATTTAAAGACATGTTCTTACCAGAACCTGTTAAATAGCGCGAGACAATAGGCATTCCGAATGGATAAACAAACTGGTTACGTTCGTCTCTGTGACGATTTCCACTTAATGTAGAGTCAGCGGTTAAAATAATCGCCGTTGCCCCATCTGCTTTTGCTTCATCTAAAATATTTTTATTTAACTCATCATCTTTACTCATATAAATTTGGAACCAACGCGGGCTACCATTGAGTCCTTCTTCGATTTCATTGAAGGAAGCACCTGAGTAAGCACTGATTGACATAATCGTTCCAAACTCAGAAACACCTCTTGCTGTCCCTGCTTCTTTGGTTTGGTGAGCTAAACCGTGAGCAGCAATTGGCGCCATAATGAATGGAACTTTAATA from Jeotgalibaca dankookensis harbors:
- a CDS encoding alpha-hydroxy-acid oxidizing protein, whose translation is MANEEKVVYNAPSEIKEIRVINTYELEDEARKIVPKGGFDYMSGASGDEFTLRQNNEAWNKKGIIPRVLADVEHPDPSTSIFGIDIKVPFIMAPIAAHGLAHQTKEAGTARGVSEFGTIMSISAYSGASFNEIEEGLNGSPRWFQIYMSKDDELNKNILDEAKADGATAIILTADSTLSGNRHRDERNQFVYPFGMPIVSRYLTGSGKNMSLNNIYAQSKQKIAPRDVKFIAEYSGLPVFVKGIQSPEDALLAIGAGASGIWVSNHGGRQLDSAPGSFATLEGISEAVAGRVPIVFDSGIRRGEHIFKALASGADIVALGRPVLYGLALGGWKGVYSVLEYFEKDLKRVMQLAGTQTIADIKKARLFDYK
- a CDS encoding TrkH family potassium uptake protein; amino-acid sequence: MNKAMVRYVVARLLQIEGLLLLFPLIVSLIYKEAFLYTFSFLSVSIILTVIGTVFSLKKPKNNRMTAREGFVIVALSWVLFSLFGGIPFVINGDIPRLVDAFFETTSGFTTTGSSILTDVEALAHSSLFWRSFTHLIGGMGILVFALAVLPQMGSQSVNIMKAETPGPTFGKLVSKLSSSARILYIIYLVMTAVIILLLFLGGMDAFEAILHGFGVAGTGGFGVRNGSIAPYGSAYYEWVVGFGMLVFGINFNLIYLLLLGRIKQVFGSEELKWYLFIVAGAVTLISINLFPTYTSYNVLVRDVFFTVSSVMTTTGFSTVDFGSWPLFSQAILLFLMFVGGSAGSTAGGLKVSRVLVYIKVFIAEIKSVAQPNRIVTILYDKKPLNKKTENSVTNYMIVYILLFITMFMVISLDLPDFKSAFSAVAAVFNNIGPGLGFVGPTSSFAEVGDLSKIILSFGMLAGRLEIFPILILFAPRTWKK
- the trkA gene encoding Trk system potassium transporter TrkA, with the protein product MKIVIAGGGKVGSVLCTELATEENDIILIEKNEKRLDQLINSNDISGIAGNGASYGIQEEAGVKNCDIFIAVTPADEVNLMACILAKKLGAKYTIARVRNPEYSNHFEPFRESLGVNLMINPELESARSIARIIKFPTILSIQAFAKNKVELIEVEVRPDSPLDNLSLFDFRTRYGEILVCAIRRKEETLIPTGKDHIHAGDHVFVLGSKQTIRKFYRTILPRTKEVHSALIIGGGRLTYYLIDYLKEYRMSIKVIELNRSVAEELSAVYPDVEVILGDGTDQDVLQQEGINNYNAFVSLTGVDEENIIASLYAARQDVDKVITKVNREILLKIFDGLGMESIITPKRVIANTILHFVRSLGNNAVSDVEALYRLADNQAEAIQFKVKATSRVIGIPLQTMKTKKNLLVGYIVRDRKLIIPSGQDVIKADDQVIIITKDKYFDDIDDILK